A window of the Arenibacter algicola genome harbors these coding sequences:
- a CDS encoding FAD-binding oxidoreductase: MVIGMDAGLVASFKKQIRGEVIMPSDDNYNSTRKVYNANIDKHPGMIVKCVDVADVIASVNFGRENNLLIAVRGGGHNGGGLGICDEGMVIDLSGLKFIRVDTSNNTVRVGGGNLWGEVDHATHAFGLAIPAGIISTTGVGGLTLGGGVGYLSRKYGLTIDNLLEADMVLADGSFVTVNAKQHPDLFWAIRGGGGNFGIVTSFKFQAHPLKTVIGGPTLWPIEKTEEIMAWYDEFIHKAPEDLNGFIATMVIPGPPFPEQLHNKQFCGIVWCYTGKPNKFEEIFKPVLARKPLFEHVGEMPYPSIQTLFDGLFPPGLQWYWRADFFNKLGPEVRAGHLKYGSKIPTPLSQMHLYPISGAAAKVGATDTPWAYRDSKYAGVIVGVDPDPKNTEKITNWCKDYYNALHPHSSGGAYTNFMMDEGQERVMASYKHNYQRLARIKKQYDPKNLFRVNQNIVPSN, translated from the coding sequence ATGGTTATTGGTATGGATGCCGGCCTTGTTGCATCCTTTAAAAAACAAATAAGGGGAGAAGTGATTATGCCATCCGATGATAATTACAACAGCACCCGAAAGGTGTACAATGCCAATATTGACAAACATCCGGGGATGATCGTCAAATGTGTGGATGTGGCAGATGTTATAGCTTCGGTAAACTTTGGAAGGGAAAACAATTTATTGATCGCCGTTAGGGGAGGAGGTCACAATGGAGGCGGATTGGGCATATGTGATGAGGGTATGGTAATAGATCTGTCGGGATTAAAATTTATCCGTGTTGATACTTCCAATAATACAGTACGTGTTGGCGGGGGAAATCTTTGGGGAGAGGTAGATCATGCCACCCATGCCTTTGGACTGGCAATCCCTGCAGGAATAATATCTACCACAGGGGTTGGGGGATTAACCCTGGGTGGAGGTGTAGGTTATCTTTCCAGGAAATACGGACTTACCATAGACAATTTGTTGGAGGCCGATATGGTTTTGGCCGACGGTTCCTTTGTTACCGTGAACGCAAAGCAGCACCCAGACCTTTTTTGGGCCATTCGAGGGGGTGGGGGTAACTTTGGTATAGTGACGTCCTTTAAATTTCAGGCCCATCCTTTGAAAACAGTGATTGGGGGACCAACCCTGTGGCCCATTGAGAAGACCGAAGAAATTATGGCTTGGTACGATGAGTTTATTCATAAGGCGCCAGAAGATCTAAACGGGTTTATTGCTACCATGGTTATTCCTGGACCACCATTTCCGGAACAACTGCACAACAAACAATTTTGTGGTATAGTATGGTGTTATACAGGTAAGCCCAATAAGTTTGAGGAGATTTTTAAACCGGTCTTGGCTAGAAAACCGCTGTTCGAACACGTAGGGGAAATGCCATATCCGTCTATACAAACCTTATTCGACGGACTCTTTCCACCAGGATTGCAATGGTATTGGAGAGCCGACTTCTTTAATAAATTAGGTCCGGAGGTGAGGGCTGGCCATTTAAAATATGGTTCTAAAATTCCAACTCCACTGTCACAAATGCATCTATATCCCATTAGTGGGGCTGCGGCCAAGGTAGGGGCAACGGACACTCCATGGGCCTATAGGGACTCAAAGTATGCCGGAGTTATTGTAGGAGTTGATCCAGATCCCAAGAATACTGAAAAAATCACTAATTGGTGCAAGGATTATTACAATGCTTTGCACCCACATTCCTCCGGAGGTGCCTATACCAATTTTATGATGGATGAGGGACAGGAACGGGTCATGGCAAGTTACAAACATAATTACCAGCGTTTGGCACGAATAAAAAAACAGTATGATCCCAAAAACCTGTTCCGGGTAAATCAAAATATCGTGCCAAGCAATTAA
- a CDS encoding M3 family metallopeptidase — translation MNKVFCLFLISVLMFDCKDSNKKNNITSQNFMNTNHNPLIAESTLPYGAPDFTKINNDHFREALLQGMDEKREIIEKIANTTEAATFENTILALEMSGMVLDRVRNVFSALTGAHTNDTLQAVQEEMAPKFSELNDAIYLNDKLFQRVKSLHSTKESLELDAESQKLLEDYFEDFEIAGANLSPEDKETLKSYNSRLATLVNSFNKTLLEANNAGAVVFTQKSDLAGLSEAELKSLESKDGEGWKVPLQNTTQQPLLQSLKKRETREKLFQAAWLRTDGTAQDTKAIIAEIAELRAKKGALLGFSNYAEWSLQNTMAKVPENVNKMFAGLIPAATAKAKQEAEEIQLMIKKKGGDFILSPWDWNLYADMVRMEKYDLDENQIKPYFELKTVLEKGVFYAAEKLYGITFKVRTDIPTYHEDVLVYELFEENGDPLGLFYGDFFSRPSKRGGAWMGNFVDQSKLYNKKPVIYNVCNYPKPVAGEPALLTYDEVETMFHEFGHALHGFFADQQYPSLSGTSVARDFVEFPSQFNENWALYPEILKNYALHCQTGEQIPQTFIDKIKKSGTFNQGYSLTENLAASNLDMQWHTIGSDFKIEDANAFEKEALRKTGLDVVPAIPPRYRSTYFAHIFGSGYAAGYYSYLWTEMLHHDAYNWFEAHGGLTRENGQRLRDMILSRGNTLPLEKMYKDWRGGDPKIEPMLKARGLQ, via the coding sequence ATGAACAAAGTATTTTGTCTGTTTCTTATATCGGTCTTAATGTTTGACTGTAAGGACTCAAATAAAAAGAATAATATAACCTCCCAAAATTTCATGAACACCAATCATAATCCATTAATCGCTGAAAGTACATTGCCATATGGCGCTCCCGATTTCACCAAAATTAATAACGATCATTTCAGAGAAGCTTTATTGCAGGGAATGGACGAAAAAAGAGAAATCATTGAAAAAATTGCAAATACTACTGAAGCGGCAACTTTTGAAAATACTATACTGGCTCTGGAAATGAGCGGTATGGTTTTAGACCGGGTCAGAAACGTATTTTCTGCACTTACAGGTGCCCATACCAATGATACGCTTCAGGCCGTGCAGGAGGAAATGGCTCCTAAATTTTCTGAACTTAACGATGCCATTTACCTGAATGATAAATTGTTTCAACGCGTTAAGTCCTTGCACAGTACAAAAGAATCTCTGGAACTTGATGCCGAATCCCAAAAATTATTGGAAGACTATTTTGAGGATTTTGAAATAGCCGGTGCCAACTTATCCCCAGAGGATAAGGAGACTTTGAAATCATATAATTCACGCTTGGCCACTTTGGTAAATTCTTTTAACAAGACCTTACTTGAGGCTAATAATGCCGGGGCCGTTGTTTTTACCCAGAAATCGGATCTCGCGGGATTATCTGAAGCCGAGTTGAAATCTTTAGAGAGCAAGGATGGGGAAGGATGGAAGGTTCCGCTTCAAAATACGACGCAGCAGCCATTATTACAATCCTTGAAAAAAAGAGAGACTAGGGAGAAATTGTTTCAGGCTGCTTGGTTGCGTACCGATGGCACTGCTCAGGATACTAAGGCCATAATTGCGGAAATTGCCGAATTAAGAGCCAAAAAAGGCGCATTGTTGGGATTTTCAAATTATGCAGAATGGAGCTTGCAGAATACCATGGCCAAAGTGCCGGAGAATGTGAATAAAATGTTTGCCGGCCTTATACCTGCCGCTACGGCAAAAGCTAAGCAAGAGGCAGAGGAAATTCAGCTAATGATAAAGAAAAAGGGAGGGGATTTCATTCTGTCTCCGTGGGATTGGAACCTTTATGCCGATATGGTGCGCATGGAAAAATACGATCTGGACGAAAACCAAATAAAACCCTATTTTGAATTGAAAACAGTACTTGAAAAAGGGGTTTTCTATGCCGCCGAAAAATTATACGGAATAACCTTTAAAGTCAGGACCGATATCCCTACCTATCATGAAGATGTATTGGTATATGAGCTTTTTGAAGAGAACGGAGATCCATTGGGATTGTTCTATGGCGATTTCTTTTCCCGACCAAGCAAGCGGGGAGGGGCCTGGATGGGCAATTTTGTAGATCAATCCAAATTATACAATAAAAAACCTGTTATTTACAATGTTTGTAATTATCCGAAACCCGTGGCCGGTGAGCCGGCATTACTGACCTATGATGAGGTGGAGACCATGTTCCATGAATTTGGACATGCCCTTCACGGCTTTTTTGCCGATCAGCAGTATCCTTCCTTGTCTGGTACCTCGGTCGCGAGGGATTTTGTAGAGTTTCCTTCCCAGTTCAATGAAAACTGGGCCCTGTACCCTGAAATCCTGAAAAACTATGCCCTTCATTGCCAAACAGGGGAGCAGATACCGCAGACGTTTATCGATAAGATAAAGAAATCCGGGACTTTTAACCAGGGGTATAGCCTAACTGAAAATTTGGCGGCCTCCAATTTGGATATGCAGTGGCATACCATTGGTTCCGATTTTAAAATTGAGGATGCCAATGCTTTTGAAAAGGAAGCTTTACGAAAGACTGGATTGGATGTGGTCCCCGCCATTCCCCCACGATATAGATCCACCTATTTTGCACATATCTTTGGCAGTGGTTATGCTGCGGGCTATTATTCCTATCTATGGACCGAAATGCTTCATCATGATGCCTATAATTGGTTTGAGGCCCATGGTGGACTAACCAGGGAGAATGGTCAGCGTTTGAGGGATATGATTCTTTCGCGGGGCAATACCCTGCCCTTGGAAAAAATGTATAAGGATTGGCGCGGCGGGGATCCAAAAATTGAACCTATGCTAAAAGCCAGGGGTTTACAGTAA
- a CDS encoding helix-turn-helix domain-containing protein, whose product MDNLESQRDGESFLLKLTEIIRNNFDNEQFGVKEAARIFGVSRSHLHRRLKKLTGKSVSQFIRELRLEKAMELLQKDVATVSEIAYSVGFHSPTYFNTCFKERYGFTPGEAKVREHLELERPKFKKTGKEKTIFIVVFGILFLITMFSYINNRSILSKLQKDTPSISPLLSDDSIKSIAVLPFKNWSGDPELEYISDGMTDAVISRISEIKEMDRVVPFTSSVQFKNSEKSMPELAKTLNVFYILEGNFQKQGSQFKINLRLNDGPLNKQIWSGSYSGEWKTNEIFEIQSKVAENVANIMNVKLTERDYDAFTGIPTKSEEAYNYYLLAEYQNNKFNQTSFKNAIPLYEKAFAMDSTFVEPLLGLADIYVTGGAVWGLYGEQEAWRNAKFYLQKASAIDGENVRLSDQLFVGKFYFEWDFEAVEQYISDNYAHKGADNWNEYLFVDYYIKTGKCAYALSELNKLILEDPSFGWLFAIRASVIFFLHSAAEAKEELKRIDPLFLDDMFYLREAAKWYYCFGAYEESRLMLEKLMNSFPDRPPIVAWLNAVHFEMANNRSGVQESLSTLQKHYVKGSSGSPAWFMALYYCHIQEDREVFKWLQKSYDNHEVEMTWLRAEPLLAPYRQDPRYLDLYKKMKFPVPPLSSLD is encoded by the coding sequence ATGGACAATTTAGAATCACAGCGTGATGGCGAAAGCTTTCTTCTAAAATTGACCGAGATTATTCGTAATAATTTTGATAACGAACAATTTGGGGTTAAGGAAGCTGCCCGTATTTTTGGAGTTAGTCGCTCACATTTGCACAGACGGTTGAAAAAGTTGACTGGTAAATCCGTAAGCCAGTTCATTCGGGAATTGAGACTGGAAAAGGCAATGGAGCTGCTTCAAAAAGATGTGGCCACAGTATCAGAAATTGCCTATTCCGTAGGTTTCCATAGCCCTACCTACTTTAATACCTGCTTTAAGGAGCGCTATGGGTTTACTCCTGGGGAAGCTAAAGTTCGAGAGCACTTGGAGCTAGAACGGCCAAAGTTTAAAAAAACTGGTAAGGAGAAAACAATATTTATCGTAGTGTTCGGCATCCTATTCCTAATAACTATGTTTAGCTATATCAACAACAGGAGTATTCTGTCAAAACTCCAAAAGGATACTCCTTCAATTTCCCCACTATTGTCCGATGATAGTATTAAGTCCATTGCGGTTTTGCCCTTTAAGAATTGGAGCGGAGACCCCGAATTGGAATATATAAGTGATGGGATGACCGATGCTGTTATCAGTAGAATTTCTGAAATAAAGGAAATGGATAGAGTAGTTCCTTTTACGTCCAGTGTCCAATTCAAGAACAGCGAAAAAAGTATGCCTGAATTGGCAAAAACACTTAATGTATTTTATATTCTTGAAGGAAATTTTCAAAAACAGGGTAGTCAATTTAAAATAAATCTACGTTTGAATGACGGTCCCTTAAATAAACAAATATGGTCTGGATCATATTCTGGAGAATGGAAGACGAATGAAATTTTCGAAATTCAATCCAAGGTCGCGGAAAATGTTGCCAACATTATGAATGTGAAACTTACCGAAAGGGACTATGATGCTTTCACAGGAATACCCACAAAAAGTGAAGAAGCCTATAATTATTATCTCTTGGCAGAATATCAGAATAATAAATTTAATCAAACATCATTTAAGAATGCCATTCCTTTATATGAAAAGGCCTTTGCAATGGATTCAACTTTTGTAGAACCCTTGTTGGGCCTTGCCGACATATATGTTACAGGAGGTGCAGTTTGGGGCTTGTACGGAGAACAGGAGGCTTGGAGAAATGCCAAATTTTATTTGCAAAAGGCTTCAGCAATTGATGGTGAAAATGTGCGTTTGTCCGATCAATTGTTTGTAGGCAAATTTTATTTTGAATGGGACTTTGAGGCCGTGGAGCAGTATATTTCGGACAATTACGCCCATAAGGGTGCCGATAATTGGAATGAATATCTTTTTGTAGATTACTACATTAAGACCGGCAAATGTGCATATGCTCTTTCTGAATTGAATAAACTTATTTTGGAAGATCCCTCTTTTGGATGGTTATTTGCCATTAGGGCCTCTGTGATATTCTTTTTGCACTCGGCAGCAGAGGCTAAAGAAGAATTAAAACGCATTGATCCATTATTCTTGGATGATATGTTCTACCTAAGGGAAGCAGCCAAATGGTATTATTGTTTTGGGGCATATGAAGAGTCTAGATTAATGTTGGAGAAATTGATGAATAGTTTCCCTGACCGCCCGCCCATTGTTGCATGGCTTAATGCAGTACATTTTGAAATGGCCAATAACCGTTCAGGTGTTCAGGAAAGCCTTTCCACATTACAAAAACACTACGTTAAAGGTTCTTCAGGTAGTCCGGCCTGGTTTATGGCGCTGTATTACTGCCATATTCAAGAAGACAGGGAAGTATTCAAATGGCTTCAAAAATCCTACGATAACCACGAAGTGGAAATGACCTGGTTACGAGCCGAGCCTTTGTTGGCGCCATATAGGCAGGATCCGAGGTATTTGGACCTGTATAAAAAAATGAAGTTTCCCGTACCTCCTCTGTCATCTTTAGACTAA
- a CDS encoding NADP-dependent oxidoreductase: MIQTILLKKRPKGKPTLSDFEFLKEAKDLSIQEGEILLEATYISVDPYLRGRMSDAKSYIPPFEIGKPITSGVVAKVIASKNDKFKQGDYVSGMMDWKTQQVSKGEGLLKINKDLAPLSAYLGILGMTGLTAYCGLTQIGKPQAGETLVVSGAAGAVGSVVGQIGKILGLYVVGIAGTDEKVAMLTSDFGFDHAINYNTTEDMGTALKTACPDGIDIYFDNVGGPISDAVLFNINKFARMIICGAISVYNNTEIPKSISVQPFLVKNSALMQGFIVSNYSEKFPEAMKQLSTWLAEDKLTYTETTVEGFENTPQAFLDLFEGKNKGKMIVKV; the protein is encoded by the coding sequence ATGATTCAGACAATTTTATTAAAAAAACGACCTAAAGGGAAACCTACTTTATCGGATTTTGAATTTTTAAAGGAGGCAAAGGATCTAAGCATCCAAGAAGGCGAAATACTTTTGGAGGCTACTTATATTTCCGTGGACCCTTATTTAAGGGGAAGAATGAGCGATGCCAAGTCGTACATACCACCTTTTGAGATAGGTAAACCCATAACCTCCGGGGTAGTAGCGAAAGTTATTGCTTCCAAGAACGATAAATTTAAACAAGGGGATTATGTTTCGGGGATGATGGACTGGAAAACCCAACAGGTTTCCAAAGGGGAAGGCCTTTTAAAAATAAATAAGGACCTAGCTCCCCTCAGTGCCTATTTGGGCATTTTGGGTATGACCGGACTAACCGCCTATTGTGGGCTCACCCAAATTGGCAAACCCCAGGCCGGGGAAACCTTAGTAGTTTCGGGTGCTGCGGGTGCCGTGGGCAGTGTGGTGGGACAGATTGGAAAAATACTGGGACTCTATGTTGTGGGTATTGCCGGAACGGATGAAAAAGTGGCCATGCTTACCTCGGATTTTGGCTTTGATCACGCCATTAACTATAACACCACAGAGGATATGGGCACAGCCCTTAAAACTGCATGTCCAGATGGTATTGATATTTATTTTGACAATGTAGGCGGCCCCATTTCTGATGCTGTTCTATTTAATATCAACAAATTTGCCAGAATGATCATTTGCGGTGCTATTTCCGTGTACAATAACACAGAAATTCCAAAGAGCATTAGCGTTCAACCCTTTTTGGTGAAAAATAGCGCATTAATGCAAGGATTTATAGTTTCCAATTATTCGGAGAAGTTCCCGGAGGCCATGAAGCAGTTATCCACTTGGTTGGCGGAAGACAAATTAACATACACCGAAACCACAGTGGAAGGTTTCGAAAATACCCCACAAGCATTTTTGGATTTGTTTGAGGGTAAAAACAAAGGGAAAATGATCGTAAAAGTCTAA
- a CDS encoding SCO family protein encodes MQLFKYPKGGPEKLIWFLLSFMLLHSCQSPKRELPIYNPADINPLLVDSAVRDRRQNHTIANFSLINQNGELVTQDDYKDKIYVTDFIFTRCPSICPLMTNNMEKLQEAFKGDGDVKFLSLSVTPEIDSVPVLKEYALNNGVRDNKWNIVTGSKRQIYDLARKSFFAVVDEGDGGLQDFIHTERFILVDKKKQIRGFYDGTKDADIKQLILDIKTLE; translated from the coding sequence ATGCAATTATTTAAATATCCTAAGGGTGGTCCAGAAAAGTTGATTTGGTTCTTATTAAGTTTTATGTTACTTCATTCTTGCCAATCGCCAAAAAGGGAACTGCCCATTTATAATCCGGCAGATATAAATCCACTTTTGGTAGATTCAGCCGTACGAGATAGAAGGCAAAACCATACCATTGCCAATTTTAGTTTAATTAATCAAAATGGGGAATTGGTTACACAGGATGACTATAAAGATAAAATTTATGTAACTGATTTTATTTTTACCCGATGCCCGAGCATATGCCCTTTAATGACCAATAATATGGAAAAATTACAGGAAGCATTCAAAGGCGATGGTGACGTTAAATTTTTATCGTTATCCGTAACTCCTGAAATAGACAGTGTCCCTGTTTTAAAAGAGTATGCCTTAAATAATGGAGTGAGGGATAACAAGTGGAATATTGTTACAGGAAGTAAAAGGCAAATTTATGACCTAGCTCGAAAAAGTTTCTTTGCGGTAGTAGATGAGGGAGATGGTGGCCTTCAGGATTTCATCCATACCGAAAGATTTATTTTAGTGGATAAGAAAAAACAGATACGTGGTTTTTACGACGGTACCAAGGACGCGGATATAAAGCAATTAATTTTGGATATAAAAACCTTGGAATGA
- a CDS encoding phytanoyl-CoA dioxygenase family protein, with translation MLTEEEIEILETQGYLSLGKLLTDAQVKAINDMIETLMLNEGQAAGAELVESKYIRHPKEEGADRLADLVNKGDVFDVFYTHPRVLAGIAAVLGPSFKLSSLNYRAAKPGLGHQNLHIDWGNKSVHGEYKVCNSIWLLDEFTENNGATRIVPGTHKLGVSPQERMKDPSLPHPDEVIIKAPAGSVFIFNSHAWHGGTTNRTTKPRRSIHSYFCTSDQPQQIDQRKYITEETKQRIGLAAQKILDVL, from the coding sequence ATGCTTACCGAAGAGGAAATTGAAATTTTGGAAACACAGGGTTATTTATCGCTGGGCAAACTATTGACGGATGCACAGGTGAAGGCCATAAACGATATGATTGAAACCCTAATGCTCAATGAAGGTCAGGCTGCCGGTGCGGAATTAGTGGAGTCCAAATATATTAGACATCCCAAAGAGGAGGGTGCCGACAGGTTGGCCGATCTGGTGAATAAAGGGGATGTTTTTGATGTGTTTTACACACACCCTAGAGTACTTGCCGGCATCGCCGCCGTTCTGGGCCCATCCTTCAAATTATCATCCCTTAACTACAGGGCTGCCAAACCCGGACTTGGACATCAGAATTTACACATAGATTGGGGAAATAAATCGGTCCATGGTGAATATAAGGTATGCAACTCCATTTGGTTGTTGGACGAATTCACCGAAAATAACGGTGCCACCAGGATTGTGCCTGGAACCCATAAACTTGGTGTATCGCCACAAGAAAGAATGAAGGACCCCAGCCTTCCCCATCCTGATGAAGTTATCATTAAGGCCCCAGCGGGATCCGTATTTATTTTTAATTCACACGCCTGGCACGGAGGAACTACCAACCGTACTACTAAACCAAGAAGGAGCATCCACAGTTATTTTTGCACCTCTGATCAACCCCAACAGATAGACCAAAGAAAATATATAACCGAGGAGACCAAACAACGAATAGGGTTGGCAGCCCAAAAGATATTGGATGTACTGTGA
- a CDS encoding nuclear transport factor 2 family protein, which yields MKTVSYFRISGLFILMLLFFNIGQAQMESSSELYRTILKLDSILFENGFNNCELKEMEHLIAPDLEFYHDQSGISTSKEEFFKAIEQNICGSGDKKPIRKLVADSMEVFPLYNNGVLYGAIQNGVHEFYIKEAHKELYITGIAKFSHVFILQDSKWQLKRVLSYDHRSLEE from the coding sequence ATGAAAACCGTTTCTTATTTCAGGATATCGGGACTTTTTATCCTCATGTTATTATTTTTCAACATTGGACAGGCACAAATGGAATCCTCGTCCGAACTTTACCGTACAATATTAAAATTGGACAGTATCTTGTTCGAAAATGGTTTTAATAATTGTGAGCTCAAGGAAATGGAGCACTTAATTGCCCCTGATTTGGAATTTTATCATGATCAGTCCGGGATAAGCACTTCCAAGGAGGAATTTTTTAAGGCTATAGAACAGAATATTTGCGGAAGCGGGGACAAGAAGCCTATTCGTAAATTGGTAGCGGACAGTATGGAGGTATTTCCATTGTACAACAACGGAGTTTTATATGGGGCTATACAAAACGGGGTACATGAGTTTTATATAAAGGAGGCCCATAAAGAACTTTACATTACCGGGATAGCCAAATTCTCCCATGTTTTTATACTGCAGGATAGTAAGTGGCAGTTAAAACGGGTGTTGAGCTATGACCACCGATCGCTAGAAGAATAA
- a CDS encoding DUF2784 domain-containing protein translates to MKDTKYYLKKLNNNILNTPKSTAFPLIWRNRYGRKNLLSFKNNQSFYLMDDLFLGIANIFFFVFHSALIIFNLFGWLFAHTRKLNLISLLLTFGSWVLLGIWKGWGYCFLTDWHYGILKRMGKSDLPSSYIAFLVESTTGWLPNAGLTNTLTLSLAVLALMCSLWVNFISQKKSDQN, encoded by the coding sequence ATGAAAGATACAAAATATTACCTTAAAAAGCTGAATAATAATATTTTAAACACCCCTAAGTCCACTGCTTTTCCCCTAATTTGGCGAAACCGGTATGGCAGGAAAAATTTATTATCTTTTAAGAATAACCAATCCTTTTACCTAATGGACGATTTATTTTTAGGGATAGCCAATATTTTTTTCTTTGTTTTCCATTCGGCCCTGATTATTTTTAATTTATTCGGCTGGTTGTTTGCACACACACGAAAACTTAATCTTATCTCCTTACTTTTAACCTTTGGATCCTGGGTTCTTTTGGGAATTTGGAAGGGATGGGGCTACTGCTTTTTAACGGATTGGCATTATGGGATACTTAAGCGTATGGGGAAATCCGATCTACCTTCAAGTTATATTGCTTTTTTGGTGGAAAGTACAACGGGCTGGTTGCCCAATGCAGGACTTACCAATACATTGACCCTTTCACTGGCAGTTTTAGCCTTAATGTGCTCGTTATGGGTAAACTTTATTTCCCAAAAAAAGTCCGATCAAAATTAG
- a CDS encoding DUF4382 domain-containing protein produces MKFKLFTIALFFVTVLISCTDNDDKNSDYGRLSVNLTDAPFPHDLVAEANVTIFKIDARYKGDMDIISEVEDNSDSSMITEEKSSFVVLMEDEMEVNLLELTNGVTKNLVDLDVPVGIYDLVRVYVKGVNVVLTDGSTFDLKVPSGEQTGIKIFIKPGLVVEGGLSADLLLDFDVSKSFVAKGGGSNFENITGFNFKPVIKACNMSTAGTLSGKVTTLQEEVAVGLEGAQVAVFAADTLNTTTFTDADGKYMVMGLMAGSYDVEVELSTYQKQSVADIEIVAGNTTSQDFVLVAGE; encoded by the coding sequence ATGAAATTTAAACTATTTACAATTGCCTTGTTTTTTGTAACCGTTTTAATCTCTTGTACTGACAATGATGACAAGAATAGTGATTATGGAAGGCTTTCCGTTAATCTAACGGACGCACCTTTTCCACATGATCTGGTAGCAGAGGCCAACGTTACTATTTTTAAGATAGATGCCCGTTACAAAGGGGATATGGATATTATTTCCGAGGTAGAGGATAATTCAGATTCCTCAATGATAACAGAAGAAAAATCTTCCTTTGTTGTTCTGATGGAAGATGAAATGGAGGTCAACCTTTTGGAACTTACCAACGGAGTTACCAAGAATTTGGTCGATCTTGATGTGCCTGTTGGAATTTACGACCTTGTACGGGTATATGTTAAAGGTGTAAACGTGGTACTTACGGATGGCTCCACTTTTGATTTAAAAGTACCTAGCGGGGAACAAACGGGTATAAAGATCTTTATTAAACCTGGTCTTGTTGTTGAAGGCGGCCTAAGTGCTGATTTATTGTTAGATTTTGATGTAAGCAAATCTTTTGTAGCTAAAGGTGGAGGCAGTAATTTTGAGAATATAACCGGATTTAATTTTAAACCAGTCATTAAAGCTTGTAATATGTCCACCGCTGGTACCTTGTCTGGTAAGGTGACAACACTTCAGGAAGAAGTTGCAGTAGGATTGGAGGGAGCACAAGTGGCCGTTTTTGCAGCCGACACCTTGAATACTACTACTTTTACGGATGCTGACGGAAAATACATGGTTATGGGACTAATGGCCGGAAGTTATGATGTTGAGGTAGAATTATCAACCTACCAAAAACAGTCTGTTGCCGATATAGAAATAGTTGCTGGAAATACCACCTCCCAAGATTTTGTTTTGGTTGCTGGGGAATAA
- a CDS encoding type 1 glutamine amidotransferase domain-containing protein, translating into MNILFVLTSHNELGDTGKKTGFWIEEFANPYYTLLDKGADITLATPKGGVAPIDPSSDTPDASTKDTERFKNDAVAQDKIKNTLALSKIDPSDYDAVFYPGGHGPLWDLANDTTSIALIETFNRQKKPIGFVCHAPAALKGVKNEDGSPLVKGKKVTGFTNTEEEAVQLTNVVPFLVEDMLKETGGIYSKKSDWAPYAIQDGNLITGQNPASSELVAEKLLASLN; encoded by the coding sequence ATGAACATATTATTTGTACTAACATCCCACAATGAATTGGGGGATACCGGAAAGAAAACTGGATTTTGGATCGAAGAATTTGCGAATCCATATTATACTTTATTGGACAAAGGGGCCGATATTACACTAGCGACACCAAAAGGTGGGGTGGCCCCGATAGATCCCAGCAGTGACACTCCTGATGCCAGCACCAAGGATACGGAGCGATTTAAAAATGATGCCGTGGCACAGGATAAAATAAAGAATACTTTGGCCTTGTCAAAAATAGATCCCAGTGACTACGACGCCGTATTTTATCCAGGAGGCCATGGACCGCTATGGGATTTGGCGAACGATACCACCTCTATAGCACTCATTGAGACTTTTAACAGACAGAAGAAACCTATTGGCTTTGTATGTCACGCCCCGGCCGCACTAAAAGGGGTTAAAAATGAAGATGGCTCTCCCCTGGTTAAAGGCAAAAAGGTAACCGGATTTACCAATACTGAAGAGGAAGCCGTACAACTTACCAATGTGGTTCCCTTTTTAGTGGAGGATATGTTAAAAGAAACTGGAGGTATTTACTCCAAAAAATCTGACTGGGCTCCTTATGCCATACAGGATGGTAATTTAATTACAGGACAAAATCCGGCATCCTCGGAGTTGGTGGCGGAAAAACTATTGGCTTCCCTTAATTAA